A stretch of the Sphingobacterium thalpophilum genome encodes the following:
- a CDS encoding response regulator: MNKRKTVLIFEDDKIILEVITVVLTDLGLVVKVSETSHDIIDKVESYAPDLILMDNWIPNIGGVEATRLLKGDERFKQIPVIYVSANNDIEMLAERAGADAFLPKPFDLEELEAIVNSYI, from the coding sequence ATGAATAAAAGAAAAACTGTACTGATATTTGAAGATGATAAGATCATTTTGGAGGTCATCACTGTTGTGCTGACTGATCTGGGGCTCGTGGTCAAAGTGTCGGAGACCTCTCATGATATTATTGACAAGGTAGAATCGTATGCACCGGATCTGATCTTAATGGACAACTGGATACCGAATATTGGCGGGGTGGAAGCTACGCGTCTCCTCAAAGGGGATGAGCGGTTCAAGCAGATCCCGGTTATCTATGTTTCGGCTAATAATGACATCGAAATGCTGGCCGAACGCGCCGGCGCGGATGCCTTCCTGCCCAAACCATTTGATCTGGAAGAATTGGAGGCCATCGTCAATAGCTATATTTGA
- a CDS encoding aldo/keto reductase — protein MKSFKLNNGIDIPAIGFGTWQIPEGDEAYRAVKEALSAGYTHIDTAAVYGNENSVGKAIKDSGIDRSHLFITTKLWNTERGYDKTLAAFDKSLATLGLDYLDLYLIHWPANETQFEDWAAINADTWKALEHLYKQGKVKAIGVSNFPKPYLEKLLETAEVIPAVNQIEFHPGHLQEETVELCKAHDILVQAWSPLGSGRILQDETLSALATSKHTSVGQICIQFALAQGILPLPKSTNPENIKRNLDMDSFELSAEDLDTISKLPAMGFSGSDPKKVTF, from the coding sequence ATGAAATCTTTCAAACTGAACAATGGAATTGACATTCCGGCAATTGGATTTGGAACCTGGCAGATTCCGGAGGGCGACGAAGCCTACCGAGCCGTCAAAGAAGCGCTGTCGGCGGGATATACCCATATCGATACGGCTGCCGTTTATGGTAATGAAAACAGCGTAGGTAAGGCGATCAAAGACAGCGGGATTGACCGCAGCCATCTGTTCATAACGACCAAGCTCTGGAACACAGAACGTGGATACGATAAAACTCTTGCCGCGTTCGATAAGTCACTGGCCACTTTAGGGCTCGACTATCTGGACCTTTATCTGATCCATTGGCCCGCCAACGAAACACAATTTGAGGACTGGGCAGCCATAAATGCAGACACCTGGAAGGCGCTGGAACATCTCTATAAGCAAGGCAAAGTCAAAGCAATCGGAGTCAGCAATTTCCCGAAGCCCTATCTTGAAAAGCTGCTGGAAACAGCAGAAGTCATTCCGGCAGTCAACCAGATTGAATTCCATCCCGGCCACCTTCAGGAAGAGACGGTTGAACTTTGCAAAGCTCACGATATTCTCGTCCAGGCTTGGTCACCACTCGGTTCAGGAAGGATCCTGCAGGACGAGACTTTAAGTGCTTTGGCAACAAGTAAGCATACCAGCGTGGGACAAATCTGTATTCAATTTGCGTTGGCGCAAGGCATTCTCCCTCTGCCCAAATCGACAAATCCCGAAAACATCAAACGAAACCTGGACATGGACAGCTTCGAGCTCAGTGCTGAAGATCTGGATACGATTAGCAAACTTCCTGCAATGGGCTTTTCGGGTTCGGATCCAAAGAAAGTGACTTTTTAA
- a CDS encoding TolC family protein yields the protein MQIISSIRKTGLYLIVCLISLFNNTTYGQDSIPVQMMNIQTLFDLAVHNHPSLAVSEASVAIARQNTAIAKQKKLPEVTASASAFYLGDAALIDKNLSGSERVPLPHFGNSYALEAKELIWKGGLVKNSIKVSGLGEELAALNHKNEQQNVKILVLGYYLDLFKLYNQKQVYWQNIELARKRLDLTEKLYKQGMITKNDIIRNQLQISELELASETIQNNIKVLSDELDVALGMPVGTLIVPDTTILHQNFRAQDLTALQQDAYASNPTLQLAAKETELLQTEKDITKSEKAPAISLFAGNELVKPITNVMPVIDKYMNTRNAGISLNYNIASLYTTNKKLKLNDLEIEKNEKYKNALKQKTTIAVNSAYIKYNEACSQRKTLAYNKALADENYRIIEKKYLNQLALIVDIMDASNSKLEAELKYTNAEINIVYAYYKLLKETGKI from the coding sequence ATGCAAATTATATCAAGCATAAGAAAAACAGGTTTATACCTGATCGTCTGTCTCATCTCACTGTTCAATAATACCACTTATGGACAGGACAGCATACCTGTACAGATGATGAATATACAAACCCTATTTGACCTTGCTGTGCATAACCATCCCAGCCTCGCTGTATCCGAAGCCAGCGTAGCGATAGCCAGACAGAATACAGCGATTGCAAAACAGAAAAAATTGCCCGAAGTCACGGCCTCAGCCAGCGCATTTTATTTGGGTGATGCCGCGCTGATCGACAAAAACTTGTCTGGTTCGGAACGGGTTCCGCTACCCCATTTTGGCAACAGCTATGCGCTGGAAGCAAAAGAACTGATCTGGAAAGGCGGGCTGGTCAAAAATTCCATCAAAGTCTCCGGCTTAGGCGAAGAACTCGCTGCTCTGAATCATAAAAACGAACAACAAAATGTCAAAATATTAGTGCTGGGCTATTATCTCGATTTATTTAAACTCTATAATCAGAAACAGGTCTACTGGCAAAACATTGAACTGGCCCGCAAACGACTTGATCTCACCGAAAAACTCTACAAACAAGGGATGATCACCAAAAACGACATCATTCGGAATCAACTGCAAATTTCGGAACTGGAGCTAGCCAGCGAGACCATTCAGAACAACATCAAAGTACTCAGCGACGAGCTGGACGTAGCATTAGGCATGCCCGTCGGCACCCTGATAGTACCCGACACCACGATCCTGCATCAAAATTTCCGGGCCCAGGATCTGACAGCACTGCAGCAAGATGCCTATGCATCAAATCCAACTCTCCAGCTTGCCGCAAAAGAAACCGAACTGCTCCAAACAGAAAAAGACATCACCAAGTCCGAAAAAGCTCCTGCCATCAGCTTGTTCGCCGGAAATGAACTGGTGAAACCCATCACCAACGTCATGCCCGTAATAGATAAATACATGAACACCCGGAATGCAGGAATCTCACTCAATTATAACATTGCGTCCTTATACACGACAAACAAGAAACTGAAATTAAATGACCTGGAAATTGAGAAAAACGAAAAATATAAAAACGCCCTGAAACAAAAGACCACCATAGCTGTTAATAGTGCATACATTAAGTACAATGAGGCATGCTCACAGCGCAAGACTCTGGCCTATAACAAAGCGCTTGCCGACGAGAATTACCGCATTATTGAGAAAAAGTATTTGAACCAGCTAGCCTTGATAGTTGACATAATGGACGCATCAAATTCGAAGCTCGAGGCAGAACTAAAATATACAAATGCTGAAATCAATATTGTGTATGCATATTATAAACTTCTGAAAGAAACCGGAAAGATTTAA
- a CDS encoding YceI family protein: MAQGKWELDAAHSEIEFKVKHMMITNVKGNFDNFKIDVDTEGEGFENALAKVTIDTASINTRNEQRDAHLKSADFFDVEKYPAITFDATSLENDQIKGDLTIRDVTRPVVFDLEFAGIQKDPWGNTKAGFIVEGKIKRSDFGLNWNAALETGGVMVSDEVKFSADIQFIKAK; the protein is encoded by the coding sequence ATGGCACAAGGAAAATGGGAATTAGACGCTGCACACAGCGAAATAGAATTCAAAGTAAAACACATGATGATCACCAATGTCAAAGGTAACTTCGACAATTTTAAAATAGATGTAGATACTGAAGGCGAAGGTTTTGAAAACGCTTTGGCCAAGGTGACCATCGATACCGCATCGATCAATACACGTAACGAACAACGCGATGCACACCTTAAAAGCGCTGATTTCTTTGATGTAGAGAAATATCCCGCAATTACTTTTGACGCAACCAGCTTGGAAAACGATCAGATCAAAGGAGATCTGACAATTCGAGATGTAACGCGGCCTGTGGTATTTGATCTTGAGTTTGCCGGTATTCAGAAAGACCCTTGGGGCAATACAAAAGCAGGATTTATTGTGGAAGGAAAAATTAAACGTTCAGACTTTGGCCTCAACTGGAATGCGGCTTTAGAGACTGGCGGTGTAATGGTTAGCGACGAAGTAAAATTTAGTGCTGATATTCAGTTTATAAAAGCAAAATAA
- a CDS encoding NADP-dependent isocitrate dehydrogenase — translation MSNKAKIVWTKTDEAPLLATYSFLPIVKAITATADIDVELRDISLAGRILANFPEFLKEDQKVADALAELGQLATTPEANIIKLPNISASIPQLKGAIAELQKAGYAVPNYPDEAGTEEEKSVKAKYAKVLGSAVNPVLREGNSDRRAPKAVKNYAKANPHKMGAWSKDSKTKVASMASGDFYGSEQSLTVEQAGQFKIEFVDAQGSVTELKGLSPLKAGEVIDSSTLSLKALKGFVADTIAEAKAAGVLLSAHLKATMMKVSDPIIFGAVVETYFADVFAKYGDLFKELGINKNNGLGEVYTKIAGHAQESEVKAAIDAAIQAGPDLAMVNSDKGITNLHVPSDVIIDASMPAMIRIGGKMWNKDGQEADTIAMVPDRCYAGVYEATIEDCKAHGALDPKTMGSVPNVGLMAQKAEEYGSHDKTFQAAGDGVIRVVDAEGNVLMEQKVEEGDIFRMCQTKDAPIQDWVKLAVNRARLSNTPAVFWLDKNRAHDREIIKKVEKYLPDFDTTGLDIRILSPVEATKFSLERIRRGEDTISVTGNVLRDYLTDLFPILEVGTSAKMLSIVPLMNGGGLFETGAGGSAPKHVEQFVQEGYLRWDSLGEFLALGASLEHLSQTQNNPKALVLAETLDEATEKFLANDKSPARRVGQIDNRGSHFYLTLYWTQALAAQTKDADLADRFATVAKELTDNEAKINEELIGAQGHAQNIGGYYFPNDDLAAKAMRPSATLNDVIGRI, via the coding sequence ATGTCAAACAAAGCAAAAATTGTTTGGACAAAAACTGATGAAGCTCCATTACTGGCGACTTATTCGTTTTTGCCTATTGTTAAGGCGATTACAGCCACGGCTGATATCGATGTTGAATTAAGAGATATCTCTTTAGCGGGCCGTATCCTTGCTAACTTTCCAGAGTTTTTAAAAGAAGATCAAAAAGTTGCTGATGCATTGGCAGAGTTGGGACAGTTGGCGACAACTCCTGAGGCAAACATTATTAAATTACCTAATATCTCCGCTTCGATTCCCCAGTTGAAAGGTGCTATTGCCGAGTTGCAAAAAGCCGGTTATGCGGTTCCGAATTATCCGGATGAAGCTGGTACAGAAGAAGAAAAGTCAGTTAAAGCAAAATATGCAAAAGTACTAGGGTCAGCAGTAAATCCTGTTTTACGTGAAGGTAATTCAGACCGCCGTGCACCTAAAGCGGTAAAGAATTATGCAAAAGCAAACCCACACAAGATGGGCGCGTGGTCAAAAGATTCAAAAACAAAAGTGGCCTCCATGGCTTCTGGTGATTTCTATGGCTCCGAGCAATCTTTGACAGTTGAGCAGGCAGGTCAGTTCAAAATTGAGTTTGTTGATGCGCAGGGCTCGGTGACCGAATTAAAAGGCCTTTCGCCACTAAAAGCAGGTGAAGTCATCGACTCCTCAACACTAAGTCTGAAAGCACTTAAAGGTTTTGTGGCCGATACCATTGCAGAAGCTAAGGCAGCTGGTGTATTATTGTCCGCTCACCTGAAAGCTACAATGATGAAGGTGTCTGACCCGATCATCTTCGGTGCAGTGGTGGAGACCTATTTTGCGGATGTGTTTGCAAAGTACGGTGATTTATTTAAGGAACTCGGGATCAATAAAAATAACGGTCTGGGCGAAGTGTACACCAAAATTGCAGGTCATGCACAGGAATCGGAAGTAAAAGCGGCTATCGACGCTGCTATCCAGGCAGGTCCTGATCTGGCAATGGTCAATTCGGATAAGGGCATTACCAACCTGCATGTTCCTTCGGACGTCATTATCGATGCTTCTATGCCAGCGATGATCCGTATTGGTGGCAAAATGTGGAATAAAGATGGCCAGGAAGCGGATACTATTGCGATGGTTCCGGACCGCTGTTATGCAGGGGTATATGAGGCGACCATTGAAGACTGCAAGGCACATGGTGCTTTGGATCCGAAGACCATGGGTTCGGTTCCAAATGTGGGTCTTATGGCACAGAAAGCCGAGGAGTATGGTTCTCATGATAAAACTTTCCAAGCAGCCGGCGATGGCGTAATCCGTGTCGTGGATGCCGAAGGCAATGTACTGATGGAGCAGAAAGTGGAAGAAGGAGATATTTTCCGGATGTGTCAGACCAAGGATGCACCTATCCAGGACTGGGTAAAACTTGCGGTAAACCGCGCACGGCTGTCAAATACTCCAGCGGTATTCTGGTTGGATAAAAACCGTGCGCACGATAGAGAGATTATCAAGAAAGTTGAAAAATACCTGCCAGATTTCGATACAACGGGCTTGGATATCCGGATCTTGTCGCCGGTGGAAGCAACCAAATTCTCATTGGAACGCATCCGTAGGGGTGAAGATACCATCTCCGTGACGGGTAACGTCTTACGTGATTATCTAACAGATTTATTCCCAATTCTGGAAGTAGGCACTTCTGCGAAGATGCTGTCTATTGTTCCTTTGATGAACGGCGGTGGTCTGTTCGAAACCGGTGCAGGTGGTTCGGCACCGAAGCACGTTGAACAGTTTGTACAGGAGGGCTATTTACGCTGGGATTCATTGGGCGAGTTCTTGGCACTGGGAGCCTCTTTGGAGCATTTATCCCAAACGCAAAACAATCCCAAAGCGTTGGTGCTGGCAGAAACGTTGGATGAAGCTACGGAGAAATTCCTGGCTAACGACAAATCACCTGCACGTCGTGTAGGTCAGATCGACAATCGTGGATCTCATTTCTACCTGACGTTATATTGGACACAAGCTCTGGCTGCACAGACAAAAGATGCGGATTTGGCGGACAGATTCGCCACTGTGGCCAAAGAATTGACCGACAACGAGGCGAAGATCAATGAAGAGCTGATCGGCGCACAAGGTCATGCGCAGAATATCGGGGGGTACTATTTCCCTAATGATGATTTAGCAGCTAAAGCTATGCGCCCTTCTGCCACATTAAACGATGTAATCGGCCGTATTTAA
- a CDS encoding peptidylprolyl isomerase gives MKKILFIAGLLMIWTTYSYCQTKRLLFSTDFGNFKVLLYDFNPKHRDLILRSIRDSVYQGALFNRIINNFVVQGGEHDIDIEKREAADPQQLKPRLSAEFDPRAFHKLGALGAGRDNNPDKASFLNQIYFVVGKKITEAELDSLEIKKGMKYTSAQRKEYLEHGGQPRLDHDFTVFGEIYQGLDVIMNISRVKTDKQDFPLSKVPFRVTEITE, from the coding sequence ATGAAAAAGATCTTATTTATAGCTGGGCTTTTGATGATATGGACAACTTACAGTTATTGTCAGACAAAGCGCCTATTGTTCAGTACTGATTTTGGAAATTTTAAGGTGCTGCTATATGATTTTAACCCTAAACACCGCGATCTGATACTTCGGTCAATCAGAGATAGTGTTTATCAGGGGGCTTTGTTCAATCGCATTATCAACAATTTTGTGGTTCAGGGCGGCGAGCATGATATCGACATTGAGAAAAGGGAAGCTGCGGATCCGCAGCAGCTGAAACCTCGGTTGTCGGCCGAATTCGACCCGCGGGCATTCCACAAATTAGGAGCGTTGGGGGCAGGCCGTGACAACAATCCGGACAAGGCGTCTTTTTTGAACCAGATCTACTTTGTGGTGGGTAAGAAGATCACTGAAGCAGAGCTGGACAGCCTGGAAATCAAAAAAGGAATGAAATACACTTCGGCGCAACGAAAAGAGTACCTCGAGCACGGGGGGCAGCCAAGGCTCGATCATGACTTTACCGTTTTTGGTGAAATCTATCAGGGACTCGACGTAATCATGAATATAAGTCGCGTAAAAACCGATAAGCAGGATTTTCCGCTCAGTAAAGTTCCTTTCCGTGTCACCGAGATCACCGAATAA
- a CDS encoding DUF1697 domain-containing protein produces the protein MKYCAFLRGVNVKGTNMKMVDVCQVFRNAGVEDVSAVLASGNIVFSADQQADELKSMLEKAMSLHFSYEAYLFVRSQEETAAFWDQIPFEKHSGYHIYAFIGAPGVEETLMEEFDRASKADGERGTIVNNTFYWRVPKGNTLDSTFGKVLGKRNLKDKFTSRNVNTFEKILKKMS, from the coding sequence ATGAAATATTGTGCTTTTCTTCGTGGAGTGAACGTCAAAGGAACAAATATGAAGATGGTGGATGTATGTCAGGTATTCAGAAATGCGGGCGTGGAAGATGTCAGCGCCGTACTTGCGTCCGGTAATATCGTTTTTTCAGCTGATCAGCAGGCGGATGAACTGAAAAGCATGCTGGAGAAGGCGATGAGCCTCCATTTCTCTTATGAAGCTTATCTATTTGTCAGATCACAAGAGGAAACTGCAGCGTTTTGGGATCAAATTCCTTTCGAAAAGCATTCCGGATACCATATTTATGCTTTTATAGGTGCTCCGGGAGTGGAGGAGACGCTTATGGAGGAGTTTGACCGCGCCAGTAAAGCCGATGGTGAGAGGGGCACGATTGTCAATAATACATTTTACTGGCGGGTGCCTAAAGGAAATACGCTGGATTCAACTTTTGGAAAAGTACTGGGAAAGAGAAATCTAAAAGATAAGTTTACCAGCAGAAATGTCAATACATTCGAAAAAATATTAAAAAAGATGAGTTAG
- a CDS encoding HdeD family acid-resistance protein, with translation MANSFFKTVRSSIKHWYIPLIVGILFIVLGFYTITTPVVSFLTLAYLFSWSFMISGILEIIFAVQNRDEVDAWGWYLTGGILYTLVGLLLFLNPLLSAGTMAFMVGFYALFKSIQLLSFSFDLKHYGSRSWGWITLFAVLAIIFSFVLLWNPVFAGFSLVIWTGMAISTAGFAACVFAFQLRNLKDIHGNLPPEWRERYQRLREEFEQHRR, from the coding sequence ATGGCAAATTCATTTTTCAAAACGGTCAGGTCATCCATTAAACACTGGTATATACCGCTAATCGTCGGCATACTTTTCATCGTTCTGGGTTTTTACACCATAACGACACCGGTGGTTTCTTTTCTTACTCTCGCCTATCTATTTTCTTGGTCATTTATGATTTCCGGAATCTTAGAGATCATTTTTGCAGTCCAAAATAGAGATGAGGTGGATGCCTGGGGATGGTATCTTACCGGAGGTATACTTTATACACTTGTCGGCCTGCTGCTTTTTCTGAATCCTTTACTGTCCGCAGGGACAATGGCGTTTATGGTAGGTTTCTATGCGCTGTTTAAGTCCATCCAGCTACTGTCCTTTTCATTTGACCTTAAACATTATGGCAGTAGATCCTGGGGTTGGATTACATTGTTTGCCGTATTGGCTATTATTTTCAGTTTTGTATTGCTCTGGAATCCTGTATTTGCGGGATTCTCTCTGGTGATTTGGACAGGAATGGCGATCAGCACAGCTGGTTTTGCCGCCTGCGTTTTCGCTTTCCAGCTGAGGAACCTGAAAGACATTCACGGAAATCTGCCGCCAGAGTGGCGAGAACGGTATCAACGGCTGAGAGAAGAATTTGAACAGCACCGCCGATAA
- a CDS encoding helix-turn-helix domain-containing protein, producing MMNSIQIIDQSELPLADEEYYYHPLTTACILLRSGHAMVNCNGSTVHLHAGNIFFIGYGKYYSFLKISDDASFKILNYDKNFSSRIRLSVSKYDAYRLININNAVPFSPAAGDFETIWTLTSTLHVNCKRLVEQQRDFFARANTNIFMAIIYLLAAVIYDTGESSGTVRSKRKEEITVQFLQLVADHYKVHRDLAFYATALNISIKYLSVSVKEITNDSPSDILSNWLITEARAQLIVSNKTINQLAQEFHFSDQYAFSKFFKKHVGVTPSLFRERQSTTVTN from the coding sequence ATGATGAATAGCATACAGATCATCGATCAGTCCGAGCTCCCGTTGGCAGACGAAGAGTATTATTACCATCCGCTCACAACAGCATGCATCCTTCTAAGGAGCGGGCACGCGATGGTAAACTGCAATGGCAGTACGGTGCACCTGCACGCAGGTAATATATTCTTTATCGGTTATGGCAAATACTACAGCTTTCTGAAAATCAGTGATGATGCAAGCTTTAAAATACTCAACTATGATAAAAATTTTTCCAGCCGAATTCGATTGTCCGTCAGCAAGTACGACGCATATCGCTTGATCAACATCAACAACGCCGTTCCTTTCTCCCCCGCGGCTGGTGACTTTGAAACGATATGGACATTAACAAGCACCTTGCACGTAAACTGCAAACGCTTAGTTGAACAGCAAAGAGATTTCTTCGCGAGGGCAAATACCAATATCTTTATGGCGATCATTTATTTATTGGCTGCCGTCATTTACGATACCGGAGAAAGCTCCGGAACTGTGCGCAGTAAAAGAAAAGAGGAAATTACGGTTCAGTTTTTACAGCTCGTCGCCGATCATTACAAGGTCCACAGAGACCTGGCTTTCTATGCAACGGCCCTCAATATATCGATTAAATACCTTTCAGTCAGTGTCAAGGAAATAACCAACGATTCACCTTCCGATATTCTGAGTAACTGGCTGATTACGGAAGCACGTGCCCAACTGATTGTGTCCAATAAAACTATCAATCAGCTGGCTCAGGAATTTCATTTTTCTGACCAGTACGCATTCAGCAAGTTTTTTAAAAAACATGTGGGCGTCACGCCGAGTCTTTTTCGGGAGCGGCAGTCTACGACTGTTACCAATTGA
- a CDS encoding response regulator encodes MNQNKILIVDDDNRNIFALGLTLKAKGYPVASCLAAGEAVKLLEQENDIALVLMDMMMPEIDGYEAIRLIRQSAYRPDLPIIAVTAQAMAGDREKCLAAGAQAYVSKPIDVDKLLVEIERFI; translated from the coding sequence ATGAACCAAAATAAAATACTCATCGTGGACGATGACAACCGGAATATTTTTGCCTTGGGGCTGACCTTAAAAGCCAAAGGCTATCCTGTTGCCAGTTGTCTGGCGGCAGGGGAAGCAGTCAAGTTATTGGAGCAGGAAAACGATATTGCATTGGTGTTGATGGATATGATGATGCCCGAGATTGATGGTTACGAAGCTATTCGTCTGATCCGTCAATCAGCGTATCGGCCCGATCTCCCCATTATCGCAGTGACCGCTCAAGCGATGGCCGGCGACCGGGAGAAATGTCTGGCTGCGGGAGCGCAGGCCTACGTCTCCAAACCGATTGACGTAGACAAACTGTTGGTGGAAATCGAACGCTTTATATAA
- a CDS encoding CheR family methyltransferase — protein MLGQSIIKDEEIDILLEDIYQRYGYDFMQYSRASIKRRINRIMSNDRLASFAELRFALKDDPEFLQHFVEEITVNLTEMFRDPLFFRQLREEILPQLGTYPLIRIWIAGCSSGEEAYSLAILLKEANLHHKALIYATDINPRVLEIAQKGVYPLSQIKSFSENYIESGGKQDFSNYYTANYEWAKFDADLRRKMILSTHNLVSDTSFNSFQLIMCRNVLIYFNKELQDRVFRLFDASLENLGYLALGSKETIRFSSIQHHFTAVGDQKIWKKILPL, from the coding sequence ATGTTAGGTCAGAGCATTATTAAGGACGAGGAGATAGATATTTTACTGGAAGATATCTACCAGCGTTATGGTTATGATTTTATGCAGTACAGCCGAGCTTCGATCAAACGCCGGATCAACCGTATCATGAGCAACGATCGGCTGGCTAGCTTTGCGGAACTGCGTTTTGCGCTGAAGGATGATCCGGAGTTTCTGCAGCATTTTGTCGAGGAAATTACTGTAAACCTGACCGAAATGTTCCGGGACCCCTTGTTCTTCCGTCAGCTGCGTGAAGAAATATTGCCGCAGCTGGGTACTTATCCGCTGATCCGGATATGGATAGCGGGCTGCTCCAGCGGTGAGGAAGCCTACTCGCTGGCGATCCTGCTGAAAGAAGCTAACCTTCATCATAAAGCGTTGATCTATGCGACGGATATTAACCCGCGGGTACTTGAAATTGCTCAAAAGGGTGTATATCCGCTGAGTCAGATTAAATCATTCTCCGAAAACTATATAGAATCTGGAGGGAAACAGGATTTTTCGAATTATTATACTGCAAACTATGAATGGGCAAAGTTTGATGCAGATCTCAGGCGTAAGATGATCTTATCGACCCACAATCTCGTATCGGATACGTCTTTTAATAGTTTTCAGCTGATCATGTGCCGAAATGTGCTGATCTATTTTAATAAGGAACTCCAAGACCGTGTCTTTAGGCTATTTGATGCGAGCCTCGAAAACCTTGGATACCTCGCTTTGGGCAGTAAAGAAACAATCCGTTTTTCCAGTATTCAACATCATTTCACTGCTGTCGGTGATCAAAAGATCTGGAAAAAAATTTTGCCATTGTAG
- the mgrA gene encoding L-glyceraldehyde 3-phosphate reductase: MQYIPQPERYQKMIYKRCGQSGLQLPAISLGLWHNFGDDKPHQTKVDICTTAFDLGITHFDLANNYGPPPGSAEKAFGQILKQQFAGLRDELIISTKAGYHMWDGPYGEWGSRKYLISSCDQSLKRLGLDYVDIFYSHRFDPNTPLEETMMALDQLVRSGKALYVGISSYNSQRTREAYAILKSLGTPFIIHQPSYSMLNRWVESDGLLDNLDELGLGSIVFSPLAQGMLTDKYLKDIPHDSRASQSKSLQTRFLNEENRKNIQALHAIAERRGQSLAQMAIAWVLRKQQVTSALIGASRPQQVIDCVGSLKNLSFTEAELREIDLYAKDGHINIWAQSAELSKD, from the coding sequence ATGCAGTATATTCCTCAACCTGAACGCTACCAGAAGATGATTTACAAGCGCTGTGGTCAGTCTGGGCTGCAGCTGCCCGCCATTTCTTTGGGACTCTGGCACAACTTTGGCGATGACAAGCCCCATCAGACCAAAGTTGACATCTGCACCACTGCTTTTGATCTGGGGATCACCCATTTTGATCTGGCTAACAATTACGGCCCGCCTCCCGGAAGTGCTGAAAAAGCTTTCGGACAAATATTGAAACAACAGTTTGCGGGCCTGCGCGACGAACTCATCATATCCACCAAGGCAGGCTACCATATGTGGGATGGCCCCTATGGAGAATGGGGCAGCCGAAAATACCTAATCTCCAGCTGTGACCAGTCTCTGAAACGTCTGGGGCTGGATTATGTGGATATTTTTTATTCGCATCGTTTCGATCCCAATACCCCTCTGGAAGAAACGATGATGGCACTTGACCAGCTAGTGCGAAGCGGCAAAGCTTTGTATGTTGGTATTTCCTCCTATAATTCGCAACGCACCCGAGAAGCCTATGCGATTCTAAAATCACTAGGCACACCCTTTATCATTCATCAGCCGAGTTATTCCATGCTCAATCGCTGGGTTGAATCCGACGGGCTTTTGGACAATCTGGATGAGCTCGGCCTCGGTTCAATCGTTTTCTCTCCATTAGCGCAAGGAATGCTCACAGACAAGTATCTAAAAGACATTCCTCACGACAGTCGCGCCTCCCAGTCCAAATCACTACAGACGAGATTTTTAAACGAGGAGAACCGAAAGAATATACAGGCGCTGCATGCTATTGCAGAGCGCCGTGGGCAGTCTTTGGCTCAAATGGCCATTGCATGGGTATTGCGAAAGCAACAAGTTACCTCGGCCCTGATCGGTGCCTCCAGACCACAGCAGGTCATTGACTGTGTGGGGTCGCTCAAAAACCTTTCTTTTACCGAAGCAGAGCTGCGGGAGATAGATCTCTATGCCAAAGATGGTCACATCAATATATGGGCACAGTCCGCGGAATTAAGCAAGGATTGA
- a CDS encoding MGMT family protein: protein MDEDFKKQVYEVARLIPKGRVSTYGAIAKALGYPNHSRHVGKAMGGCPKDVPAHRVVSSGGLLSVPEFQSKLEAEGITVKGSRIKDFKRIFWNPMEELIDE, encoded by the coding sequence ATGGATGAGGATTTTAAAAAACAAGTATACGAAGTGGCCCGCCTTATACCCAAAGGGCGTGTCTCAACTTACGGCGCGATTGCTAAAGCACTGGGTTATCCCAACCATTCCCGGCATGTCGGTAAAGCCATGGGCGGATGTCCCAAGGATGTGCCTGCACATCGGGTGGTGTCCAGCGGCGGGTTGCTGTCGGTACCTGAATTTCAATCAAAGCTTGAAGCCGAAGGCATTACTGTGAAGGGATCGAGAATCAAGGATTTCAAGAGGATCTTTTGGAACCCAATGGAAGAACTAATCGATGAATAA